A part of bacterium genomic DNA contains:
- a CDS encoding YgiT-type zinc finger protein, protein MFHCHICGSNETREEIVDEVFKLNGKHVLVEGIPAKVCARCGDKTFSRETTERIRRIVHGQMHPAKSVPMDVFEYA, encoded by the coding sequence ATGTTTCATTGTCATATTTGCGGTTCAAACGAGACCCGCGAGGAAATCGTTGATGAAGTATTTAAACTCAACGGAAAGCACGTTTTGGTGGAGGGTATTCCAGCTAAAGTCTGTGCACGGTGTGGGGACAAAACTTTTAGCCGCGAGACGACAGAGAGAATTCGACGAATCGTGCATGGCCAGATGCACCCGGCGAAATCAGTTCCTATGGATGTGTTTGAATATGCGTAA
- a CDS encoding DUF4258 domain-containing protein: MKTIEEIHKHLESGQFEFSFHAFKRTVERNISESEIREIAENAEIIEDYPEDKYAPSCLLLGFTKSGRPIHIQVTRIETDEGLIKIITIYQPEEDEWINNYSMRR; encoded by the coding sequence ATGAAAACGATCGAAGAAATACACAAACATTTGGAGTCTGGCCAATTCGAGTTTAGTTTTCACGCATTCAAACGGACAGTTGAGCGTAACATAAGCGAAAGCGAAATACGTGAAATTGCAGAGAACGCAGAAATTATAGAGGACTATCCCGAGGATAAATATGCGCCGAGTTGCCTCTTGTTGGGATTCACGAAGTCGGGGCGACCTATTCATATACAAGTCACACGAATAGAGACTGACGAAGGATTGATAAAAATTATCACGATTTATCAACCTGAAGAAGATGAATGGATCAATAACTACTCTATGCGGAGATGA